A part of Anolis sagrei isolate rAnoSag1 chromosome 3, rAnoSag1.mat, whole genome shotgun sequence genomic DNA contains:
- the SFT2D3 gene encoding vesicle transport protein SFT2C, with protein MADLNRQLQEYLAQSKGGVGGGGSVPVSVPQSSPREEAEKPASGLGSWLGRLNPFPPSAETWAFGAEPEPEPWLPTGLSRWQRLVGSALCLLLAALCFGLAALYGSLLLLRKFALLWSLGSAFALGAAAFLRGPSRLLGEPDRRGLALLYLGSVGGTLYAALALRSTLLTTLGAAVQLAAGAAYLLSSVPGGAAGLRYLGGFLGGFVRRGVSKTLPV; from the coding sequence ATGGCGGATCTGAACAGGCAGCTGCAGGAGTACTTGGCTCAGTCCAAGGGAGGCGTCGGTGGCGGCGGCTCGGTCCCTGTGTCGGTGCCCCAGAGTTCCCCGCGAGAGGAAGCGGAGAAGCCGGCCTCGGGCCTGGGGTCCTGGCTGGGCCGGCTCAACCCCTTCCCGCCCTCCGCGGAGACCTGGGCGTTCGGGGCCGAGCCGGAGCCGGAGCCCTGGCTGCCGACGGGCTTGTCGCGCTGGCAGCGCCTCGTGGGGAGCGCCCTCTGCTTGCTGCTGGCCGCGCTCTGCTTCGGCCTGGCCGCCTTGTACGGCTCGCTCCTGCTGCTGAGGAAGTTCGCGCTGCTCTGGTCGCTGGGCTCGGCCTTCGCGCTGGGCGCCGCCGCCTTCCTGAGGGGCCCCAGCCGGCTCCTGGGCGAGCCCGACCGCCGCGGCCTGGCCCTGCTCTACCTCGGCTCCGTGGGCGGCACGCTCTACGCCGCCCTGGCTCTCCGCAGCACCTTGCTCACCACCTTGGGCGCCGCCGTCCAGCTGGCAGCCGGCGCGGCCTACCTGCTCTCCTCGGTGCCAGGCGGGGCCGCCGGGCTGCGCTACCTCGGAGGCTTCCTGGGCGGGTTTGTGAGGCGAGGCGTATCGAAAACGCTCCCCGTGTGA